A window of Kribbella sp. NBC_00382 genomic DNA:
CGGGCCGTCCGGGTCGAGCAACGCCTGCATGTGCGGGTCAGCGTGGTCACGCCACCAGACCGACATCCCGGTCGCCGGGTCCAGCCGCAGGTGCTCCCAGGCGCGCCAGATCGAGTCCAGGCGGCTCAGTGCCTCGGCATGGCGGAACCACTCCGGGCACCACATGTACTGCTGGCCGATCCGCCGGCAGTACAGGTAGACCAGGCGGTCCTCGACGAAGGCCGCGACGTGCGGGTAGAACAGTTCCTGCTCACCATCCACGGCGCTGCTCCTCAGTCTGCTCCCACACCGGTACCGGCGGGCCCGCCGGAGCAGGCGGCGCCTGGGGCGCCCCACCCGTACCAGCTGCCACCCATGCGTTCGCCCCACCCTGCGCCGCCAGGCCAGCACCAGCACCCGGGTCGTGGTGGGCCAGCGAGGCCTTCACTGCGCCCGCGTCGGCACGTGCCATCCACGGCACAGTCTTGATCATCGTCGCCGGGATACCGGACGGGAAGATGACCGCGCGACCGGGCGGCATCGAGGCGAGGTCGGAGACCTCCATGATGTGGTGCCGCTGGGTCTGCTTGCTGGTGCCGCGCTCGCCCTTGTTGTACGAGACCGAGCTGGACAGGATGTCGTAGTCGCCGATCAGCTTGCTCAGCCGCTCGAGGAAGTTCGCGTCGGACGCGCCACCGCCGTAGACCCGGATGTTCGCCGCGGACCAGAGCTTCTCCATCCCGCGCTCGCCCCAGCACTCCATCCCCTGCGCCCAGGACTGCAGGATCGTCATCAGCACGATGCCGCGGGAGCCGAAGTGGCTGTAGAGGTCGGGCAGGTTCTTCCAGCGGCAGACGTTCGCCGCCTCGTCCAGTACGCCGACCAGCGGGTTGGGCAGCCGGCCCATGGGGCAGGTCTTGGCGTAGTCCTCGGCCGCCTCGACGACGGCCACCGTCAACGCGGTCACCAGCGGGCCCGCAGTACCGGCGCCTTCCTTGGACAGGCTGTACAGCGTGCCGCCCTCGCGGACGAAC
This region includes:
- a CDS encoding DUF4913 domain-containing protein; its protein translation is MDGEQELFYPHVAAFVEDRLVYLYCRRIGQQYMWCPEWFRHAEALSRLDSIWRAWEHLRLDPATGMSVWWRDHADPHMQALLDPDGPFAACRGAHSDYPIPPLPVEEPPAGLFFDQRQPNLRGI